DNA sequence from the Rattus rattus isolate New Zealand chromosome 2, Rrattus_CSIRO_v1, whole genome shotgun sequence genome:
tgagacTGTGCGTGTATGCCAGCGCACTCGGCTTTAAGTCACTcctattttcaaaaagaaactggctgtgtgtctgtgagatCCCAGCCCCACCCATCACTCACACCACATCACCTTTAGGCCTTAGTTAGCAGCGGGATCCCCAGTGCCCCACCCCAAAGCAGGCCACTATACCTGGGTACTAGTTCCATCTGCTGGGAGGGGCTGAGCCATCAGATCTAGGTCATCGCCAGTGCTGCCCACAGCCACATAGCTGTAGGACCCTCGGGTGTACGGGGCACTGTGCCATCGAGACCTCAGCACGCTCTTGGCTGCTGGCAATTGTGGGTTTCCTGGAACAGAGATACGTTCAATCAGAATTATCACTAAACTGGAGAAAACCAAGCCAGTGCATGCCTTCCTAAGAGGCATCCGGTCTTAGCTGCTCTCCAACACTGCACAGGGACAGCTGGTGCCCTGTGACATGCCTCCTATACGTTTCTTACCTGAAAGCACGTGACAGGGTCAACTGCATTTATTTGGGGCAGaagattttagaaaataaaactaggaAGTGTTCGCCCACTGCCTAGGAAGAAAGTTGTCTTGGAGATGTGCAGGGCGGAATTCCTACTTCTCTTTTGCAAGTTCACTTCCTCTTTAGAGTTTAGCCAATAAAATATAtagctggggggctggagagatggctcagcggttaagagcattgactgctcttccagaggacctgagttcaattcccagcaaccacatggtggctcacaaccatctataatgtgatctgatgccctcttctggcatggaggtgtacatgcagatagagtacttatatacataaaataaatagtaaatataaaaaataaaataaaaatgagtaaggaatacagaatatatattcttctgtAAAATATATACTCTGATACATAtgctatgtgtatatatatgtgtgtgtgtatatctagaTCTAgatctcatagaagaaggggaatggggatgggatagggggtttagggacaggaaattgggaaagaggataacatttgaaatgtaaattttaaaaaatccaataaaaaagttaaaaaataaataaaagttaaaataaataaaatgggacgTACCTGTCACCCTCCGGAGTACTTGGGTTAGAGACAGAAGCACTTCTTCATCTGACAGAGTCTCCATAAACTCCGACTCGAGCCCAGCAATAAACGCACAGAGCACATGTGAAGACCTGTGCAAACAGAAAGATGGGAGACGGGTTTGCTGGCCACACACGCACTATGCCAGGGCCCCCACCAGAGCTCTCCTATGCTCTTAGCTCTCAAAGTATCCGGCTACTTTCACAACCCTAAAGCAGCATGTGCCATGTCCACCTCGTGTCTTGTACCAAATGTGCAAGAGCAGAGCAGGCAAGCGTCCCTCAGAGGACGGAGGTACTGACAGGGCAGCCCAAGCTTTGTGCTCTTCACCACCAGGCACATGGAGAGGGGGGATGCTGATTTCCCTTGAGAAGGTCCTTAATGAAATAGGAAAAGTTAGTGacttggagggctggagagatggctcagcggttaagagcactgactgctcttccataggtcctgagttcaaatcccagcacccacatggtggctcacaaccatctgtaatgagacctgatgccctcttctggtgtgtctgaagagagttactGGTTTGATTAAATGTTGGCCGTGGggtgcatctctctgtgtctagatgaagaaagggggaggggtataAAGGGTTTGTGGTGCGCTGCCTTGCGTCTGGGGCTGCTTCCTTCACACACACCTTCCTCACCTGCAAGGACACCTAGCCAACCTTGATACCAAGCAGATATGTTCTCAGGAAAAGAAAACGTGAATAGTACGTATTGATAAGCATGAAATTTAAGCTCTCAAGCAAAAACCAGAATTTCAGCAAAACTGTATAGTTGCCATCGGTGTAACAGCCTCACAGCGCTGACAGCTTTCTGACATCAGGGGTGATACTGACAAATTTACCATAACCAACAGCTTCTGAATGACCCCAGTTATGGAGAGGCAaaagtcagtgagagaccctgtctcaaaaatagggtgcagagagacagaggaagatgccTGAAgtccacctctggcctccacagtcagtaagcatgcacacacacacacacacacacacacacacacacacacacacacacacatacacacagagggatgggaggggacaaGCGTATTATCTCAAACAAATTGAATTTAAAAGGTGGCAGGGTTTTGTTTATCCACAACTCCCCTTGATAACTGGCTGAGGAGAAGACTCCAGACTCTTAGCTGCTTCTGCTTCATTTATATTGATCTTtatccacacacatacaggatTAGAAAAATgctcttctcttccagaggatcagggttcaactCCCAGTTCCCCATGGTAGCTAACAGCCATcactaactccagttctagagaatcTGACACCTGTTGTTGGCGTCTCAAGTGCTTCAGGCATGTGGCATAGATcttttggaggaggaggaggaggaggaataacaaaaaggggaataaaaaaattgatgtaattttttttagaaaatgtcGTTTTTCAATGCTAGTGGAACACAGGGTCTAAGTTCCTACTGAAGAGCTGACAATTGCAGCCATGATCTGTTTCCATCTTGAAAGTCAGTCAAGCCTCTGTGAAAacaactccctctctcccttcctcccagggGGAAGGCTGCTCTGCAGCTGTGGGCTCCTGCTGACATGGATCCCAGTCTTTTTAGGCTACGAACATGGCCCTTTCTTGCCAGACCTCTAAGTGGAATGTGGACTCCTTCCTTCACATGACAACAGTTCAATGTGTTCTGATTTTCTCCGACATGAGTCTTCATCCTAGGCTACCCTTGGAGACACACAGTACCTAGAATTAGTATCAGAAAAAGTACACTCCTTTAGAGGATGACTGAGCCCTTTCATCTGTCTGTAggtctgtgggtctgtctgtccTTTTTAGAGTCTGACATATTCACACTcgtgttcttcctgcctcagtttacctagtATTGTGATTACAGGAGTGTATCACTATGCCTGGctaactgtgggtctctgcttccATTATGAAGAAGGAGCTTTAGCTCCCATCTAAGTACTATTTCTACAGGTACAGACAGATCCATATTCAAATAAAGTTtcaattacgtgtgtgtgtgtgtgtgtgtgtgtgtgtgtcatacctGGAGTCCAGGAGTATGTTTTGGGCCTCCATCTGTCTCTCAGGGAGCCAGAATGAGGGTTTCTGTAAATTTCAGAAGTACATGCCTCTCCCCCAATTAAACACTCAGAAATACTTGGCAGCAAACTATACACAGTCGGCTCCTCCAATAGACTAAGACTTGTGAGCTGGCAAACGCTTCCCTAGGGCTCCTGGATGCATACATACTCAAAAGGAGGCAGGACCAAAAATCCAATGAGCTTCTTGAACCAGGTGTCTTGGAGTGAGAGGGGCGAGTCCTGTAGGGGTGATGTATCTTCCCACACCACCTGGATGAACTGGCAGTCAGGCTCCCAGAAAGGCTCCTCGAACTCCAAGAAGATTTTGTTGTTGGTACCAAAGCCTAGTTTTCTGATGGCTTCTGCCTTTTTGGCAGGCAGTGGTGGTTCAAAGAAGGTATCTTGATGTTCTTTAAGAAAACCTGCAATTCAAATTGGGATGTAGTTTAAGACAAGTTTTGTgctgcatgtctttaatctcagcactcaggaggcagtgacaggcatggttctctgtgagtttaaagccagcctggtcttcatactGAGTCCAGGACAGTTACATGGTAAGAccttgcttaaaaaataaaaaataaaaaaaaaaaatgggctggagagatggttcagaggttgagagcactgctcttccagaggtcctgagttcaattcccagcaaccacatggtggctcacaatcatctataatgggatctgatgtcctcttctgacaaGCAGATACATATGCAGAGCACtgttatataatacataaatagatcttaaaaaaaaaaaaaacaagaataaataaataagttcgGTTTTAAGTAGAATCCACATCAACAGGAATCTGTCCTGATTGTACAGAGAAAAGTGCTTCTAAACATCCCCTCCATTCATTCAGGTACCTGGAGACAAATGCCAAAGGCTGGACCTGGCCATCAGGACTCAAGGTTGACTGCTACCATACTGGAGGGAAACTACAGACTCCTGGTCACAGAGGGACAGTTAAGTAGGGCTCTGTGGGAACAACTCGCTCCAGACCGTCCATCTCTGCCAGTCACACTACTCAGGGTCAGTCTGTGGTAGTCACCACACAGATTTCACCGGAAGCTTGTATGGCTCTTTACTATGCTAGAAATTGAAGCAGGGCTTCAACGGTGCAAACGCTCTGCCACTGAATACGCTTAGCTGAGTctaagtaggaaaaaaaagaagcacagccCACAGTCAGACAAACAACAAGGACAAACCAGAGGAGAGAACATCTGCTCAAAGCCAATACGAAGGCAAgaaggcctttgatcccagcacttaggtggcataagtaggtggatctctgagcttgacACAAGCTCGGCTTACATAGTGAGGTCCGAGCCATCCTACAtggccagaccctgtctcaaaataaaaattaaagttaaaaaaaaaaagaaggaagaaaaccagtaCAACAGGAAGCCTGCAAGGTCATAACCAGGCACATGACAGAGACAGTTTCCCCATACACAGGGCATGGGAAGAAATGTGATTCTATCTAGATCTTCAAGAACAAACCACTCCTGCCATCTACCAAGATGCAGCCACAAAAGCACTTCGAAACTCTCATGTTACACCACATGAAACAGGGCAGCAAGAACTACTGAGCTCCCACTAGCATTTATTAATAATGACATCCCTGACCATATTAGCCAGGCCAAGCAGCACGGTGACTCTTCAgcaatcaggaggctgaggcaggatggctACAACTGCCACAAATTACGGTGGAGCCCTCTCATCCACCTGGAGATCCTTAGCCATGAAAACATGAACTCGACAGCTCGGTAAAAAGCCAGAGCCAAGGATGGAGAAGAAACACCAGAGGCCTGTGATGGGCAGGGGTCTAGACAGACAACTTAATCAGAAAAAGTG
Encoded proteins:
- the Paox gene encoding peroxisomal N(1)-acetyl-spermine/spermidine oxidase isoform X2, giving the protein MAARGPRVLVVGGGIAGLGAVQRLCHHGAAPHLRVLEATACAGGRIRSERCFGFLKEHQDTFFEPPLPAKKAEAIRKLGFGTNNKIFLEFEEPFWEPDCQFIQVVWEDTSPLQDSPLSLQDTWFKKLIGFLVLPPFESSHVLCAFIAGLESEFMETLSDEEVLLSLTQVLRRVTGNPQLPAAKSVLRSRWHSAPYTRGSYSYVAVGSTGDDLDLMAQPLPADGTSTQLQVLFAGEATHRTFYSTTHGALLSGWREADRLIGLWDSQVEQSRPRL